The Dehalococcoidia bacterium genomic sequence GATGAATACGCTGGTGGTCCCGGCGCCGTGGGCGGGTACATGCGTGAGCCTGGCGCCGGAGACGCGGACGCACCCCATGCTGCCGAACTCGTCCTCTATCCGAAGCTCAAAGTCCTCCCCTGGCTGTCCCTCCTTCTCGACGATGACGTTCAGGGCGACGGACTTGTGTGAACGGCCGGGTGCCCCCAACGCCCGTATCCTCGCTGCCTCAGCGACGGCACGGGAGCGGGCAGCCTCCAGGGCGGTGTAGTAGGCCAGCCGCAGGGCACCCAACGCGCCCGGTCCGCTGATCAGTGCGAAGTAAGCGAAGAAGATCAGGAAAAAGAGTATGGCCAGCGTCTCGACGTTCGAGCGCTGCGAGAGCGTGACCAGCAGCCTGCCCCATTGGACGAGGATTACCATGCCGGCAATTGACGCCACGAACATCACGGCATAGATCGCGGCCAGCATCCTTACCCGATGGACGAACTGGCGCGCCGTCTCGGCGCCCGGCTCGCGGACGACGCCTCTAGCGAAGTCGTTCACGACGTCACCGCGGCCGGCCCTGGAGTGGCATACCGGCGGTTGATAGCGTCCAGTAGTACCTGCCTGCTCGCTCGACCCGGGAGCCGCCGCCGCTCGAGGGCGCTGGCCTCCGCGACGAGCTCTTCGTCCTTGATCACGTCCCGGAACCAGCGCCTGTAGTCGCCGCGGCGCAGGTGATAGCGCCAGGTGTCTTCGTCCAGCCCCGCCGCGATCTGGCTGAACATTGCCAGGTTCTGCGCCCTGAGGCTGAGCTTCCCCTCGCGGCCGCGGAAGTAGAAGCTCAAGTCCGGCCCGAGGTCGCCTTCGGCGTACTTGCGCAAGTGGCGACGGTGCTTGAAGCGCGTCTCGGAGACGCGGAAGCGCTGCAGGCGGCCGCGACGGCGCCAGACGAAGGCTTCCCCCGGCGCAAGTTTCCTGGCCCGCGCCGAGGGTGCCGGCCAACCCGCGGCCTTCGCGAAGGCCGTCATGCGCAGCTCCGGCTCGTCTCCGACGCTAAACACGGTGTCGACGACACGCAGCGCGCCCGGGAGCATGCGTTCCGGCGCTATCGTGACGTAGACGACGTTGGACAGCTTCTCCGGCAGGGTCAGCAGCCCCGGACCCAGGTCCCCAGGCAGGAGGTGGTGCGCTTCATCGAGGAGGAGCCAGTGAGGCCGGCCCGCGCGCGAGCGCATGGCCATCAACTCTGCGAAGAGGCTGGTGAAGAACCGCGGTCTGTCGTCCAGAGGCATGCCAAGCAGGTTGACGACGGCGTTTCGCTCCGGGTCCCTCAGCAGCTCCAGGACCTGGGCCACCGAGGGCGGGCGCGTCTTGTCGCCGAGCACGACGCCGGCCTCGAACTCTTCGTAGTCGCCCTCCGGGTCGACCACGCAGAACTGGTAGCCATGGTTGACAAGGCCCTCCAGGAAGACCTTCGCCAGGGTGGACTTCCCGCCTCCCGGCGAGCCCGTGAAGATGAGGTTGGAGCCGTAGCAGGGCACCGTCACTTGCCTGCCGCGAGGCGTGGCGCCCAAATTCACGAGGTGCCGCCGCAGCCCGCCCCAGGCGGTCCGGAAGTCGTCTCGCAGCAGGCGCTCTATGAAGTCGACCACGCCGCCGCCGTTGTCCCGCTTCATGACCACGTCCACCCTCTCCCTGACCGCGGGGAGGGCGTTAGCAACGGCCGCCGACAGCTCGCAGGCGTCGAGGAAGGCGTGGTCGTTCTCTGCATCGCCGATCCC encodes the following:
- a CDS encoding HAD-IIB family hydrolase encodes the protein MSPKATAAGTVPAGGGRPLRPPARFFAIACDYDGTLARDGRVDEPAREALRRAREAGRYLVLVTGRELDDLRGVFDELELFDWVVAENGGVLFHPESGQEVVAAGAPPDEFVAALKKRRVQPLSIGRVIVATRQPQETSVLEVVRDLGLERQVVFNKGAVMVLPSGTNKATGLALALRRLEVSRHDVAGIGDAENDHAFLDACELSAAVANALPAVRERVDVVMKRDNGGGVVDFIERLLRDDFRTAWGGLRRHLVNLGATPRGRQVTVPCYGSNLIFTGSPGGGKSTLAKVFLEGLVNHGYQFCVVDPEGDYEEFEAGVVLGDKTRPPSVAQVLELLRDPERNAVVNLLGMPLDDRPRFFTSLFAELMAMRSRAGRPHWLLLDEAHHLLPGDLGPGLLTLPEKLSNVVYVTIAPERMLPGALRVVDTVFSVGDEPELRMTAFAKAAGWPAPSARARKLAPGEAFVWRRRGRLQRFRVSETRFKHRRHLRKYAEGDLGPDLSFYFRGREGKLSLRAQNLAMFSQIAAGLDEDTWRYHLRRGDYRRWFRDVIKDEELVAEASALERRRLPGRASRQVLLDAINRRYATPGPAAVTS